One window of Candidatus Rokuibacteriota bacterium genomic DNA carries:
- the hemH gene encoding ferrochelatase, with the protein MIDSVLLIAFGGPTRPEEIRPFLATVTRGRRIPPERVDEVAHHYERIGGRSPLNELTFKQAAGLAAALARKGIALPVFVGMRNWHPYLAETLAEMAEKGCRHALGIILSSLQTEAAWERYQDNVAEARATVGPAAPAVTYAPPWSDHPRFIEAVADQTRAVLDAIPPARRPETPLVFTAHSVPVAMAERSPYVAQLTQASRLVADQLGHRRWRIAYQSRSGSPLEPWLEPDIGEVIRDVARDRVADLVVVPIGFVVDHVEVLYDLDVEARGVAAGAGVRLHRAQAVNDHPALIAMLADLVEAGPARQ; encoded by the coding sequence GTGATTGACTCCGTTCTCCTGATCGCCTTCGGTGGTCCCACGCGGCCGGAGGAGATCCGGCCGTTTCTCGCGACCGTGACCCGCGGCCGCCGGATTCCGCCGGAGCGCGTCGACGAGGTCGCCCACCACTACGAGAGGATCGGCGGCCGCTCGCCGCTCAACGAGCTGACGTTCAAGCAAGCGGCCGGGCTCGCGGCGGCGCTGGCGCGGAAGGGGATCGCGCTGCCGGTCTTTGTCGGCATGCGGAACTGGCATCCGTACCTGGCCGAGACCCTCGCGGAGATGGCGGAGAAGGGCTGCCGGCATGCCCTCGGCATCATCCTCTCCTCGCTCCAGACCGAGGCTGCCTGGGAGCGCTATCAGGACAATGTCGCCGAGGCCCGCGCGACGGTCGGTCCGGCGGCGCCCGCGGTGACCTACGCGCCGCCCTGGTCTGATCATCCGCGCTTCATCGAGGCCGTGGCAGATCAAACGCGGGCTGTGCTCGACGCGATCCCTCCAGCGCGCCGGCCAGAGACGCCGCTCGTCTTCACCGCCCACAGCGTCCCGGTGGCGATGGCCGAGCGCTCGCCGTACGTCGCCCAGCTCACGCAGGCCTCGCGACTCGTGGCCGATCAGCTCGGCCACCGCCGTTGGCGCATCGCCTACCAGAGCCGGAGTGGCAGCCCGCTGGAGCCGTGGCTCGAACCCGATATCGGCGAGGTGATTCGTGACGTGGCTCGCGACCGGGTCGCGGACCTCGTGGTCGTGCCGATCGGGTTCGTCGTTGACCATGTCGAAGTCCTCTACGACCTGGACGTGGAGGCCCGCGGGGTCGCCGCGGGCGCGGGCGTCAGGCTCCACCGGGCGCAGGCGGTGAACGATCATCCGGCGTTGATCGCGATGCTCGCCGATCTCGTCGAGGCCGGGCCCGCGCGCCAGTGA